A portion of the Podospora pseudoanserina strain CBS 124.78 chromosome 2, whole genome shotgun sequence genome contains these proteins:
- a CDS encoding hypothetical protein (EggNog:ENOG503NXN5; COG:E) → MSIGSRCFSWCWCRVHGDLLRTSLKPLHSRPEHHLVWRANIIILPASGSAMSSPKDTVAFIGLGVMGYSMARNLRAGLGFDKTLLICDVNTDALERFMAEVSVSGRGPVRIVQNGFEAAKQAVRCHRSSLAAWVNVSLIKVDAKDTVITMLPNSSSVLAVYLDASTGILPALPEPLDHNACGSKLLMECGTIESSTILTVSRSIPENRATFVDAPVSGGPMGAQNKSLTFMVGCPPPLSASVFPLVKSFLRHMGDPDGIFLCGDVGAGTAFKIINNYLSAITSLAASEALNIGVKAGLDPRLLTQVINASGGQCWVTSKSNPVPGVQDNVPSTRGYEGGFRIELCAKVLGMGSKLARDVGARTVLDRPTLNAFSEAMEDERYKGKDARVVFKWLNDQ, encoded by the exons ATGTCTATCGGAAGTCGTTGTTTCtcgtggtgttggtgtcgcGTTCACGGCGACCTTTTGAGAACATCACTGAAGCCCCTCCACTCTCGGCCAGAACACCATTTAGTGTGGCGAGCAAACATCATTATTTTACCAGCATCAGGTTCTGCCATGTCATCTCCCAAGGATACGGTGGCGTTTATCG GTCTGGGCGTGATGGGTTATTCCATGGCCAGGAACCTTCGGGCTGGTCTGGGTTTTGACAAGACGCTCCTCATCTGTGACGTCAACACCGATGCTCTCGAGAGGTTCATGGCTGAGGTCTCAGTTTCTGGGAGAGGTCCAGTCCGGATTGTACAAAATGGATTCGAGGCAGCCAAGCAAGCTGTAAGATGCCACCGGTCGTCGTTGGCTGCATGGGTGAACGTTTCACTGATAAAAGTTGATGCCAAGGACACGGTCATCACTATGCTTCCAAACTCTTCGTCCGTTCTAGCCGTTTATCTCGATGCGTCCACTGGAATACTCCCGGCACTCCCCGAACCTTTAGACCATAACGCCTGTGGCTCAAAGCTGCTCATGGAATGTGGCACAATAGAGTCGTCAACAATTCTCACCGTCTCTCGCTCCATACCCGAGAACCGGGCAACCTTTGTGGATGCTCCTGTGTCCGGCGGTCCTATGGGGGCTCAGAACAAGTCCCTAACTTTTATGGTCGgctgtccaccaccactctccGCCTCTGTGTTTCCCCTCGTCAAGTCTTTTCTGCGTCATATGGGTGATCCAGACGGTATCTTTCTTTGCGGAGACGTTGGAGCCGGCACGGCATTCAAAATCATCAATAATTACCTGTCAGCCATAACGTCGCTGGCTGCATCCGAAGCTTTAAACATAGGAGTTAAAGCTGGGTTAGATCCCCGGTTATTGACTCAAGTAATCAATGCCTCCGGGGGTCAGTGTTGGGTCACAAGCAAGTCAAACCCGGTACCAGGGGTTCAAGATAATGTTCCAAGCACCAGGGGATACGAAGGGGGTTTTAGGATAGAGCTTTGTGCCAAAGTGTTGGGAATGGGCTCGAAGCTGGCCCGGGATGTGGGTGCGAGAACAGTGCTGGACAGACCTACACTGAATGCGTTTAGTGAGGCGATGGAGGACGAGAGATACAAAGGGAAGGATGCCAGGGTCGTGTTCAAGTGGTTGAATGATCAATGA
- a CDS encoding hypothetical protein (COG:I; EggNog:ENOG503P0XJ), with the protein MPLYSYKSQQYLSVAWWGCSASSDETKSFEAKLDFHFHFLVSSIMESSPVTVTISALDAGHLTLPERLFVTDADSEKRTTVPSLSFLIQHCAPGKTRPTRMLFDLGVKRDIERYTPSQQAHIAERQPVIVSPDCRESLLSGSATITPKDIDLVMLSHVHWDHVGTPSDFSSATFLVGAGTLDLLKNGDGPLYPADLFNDDELPSDRTIELPPVSLSGVGSGRPQRTRPSDSALARIAPYLDADIWTWRPRFTFSSTLDLFGDGSVTVIDTPGHLHGHVNLLCQVANSKYVYLGGDCCHDPRILAGDKGIAMYPDGRGGLRSVHVDTGAAATSLDRIRDFVESCQRPVETEVVVAHDGAWRERNKHRFWPGKL; encoded by the exons ATGCCGCTATATAGCTACAAGTCACAGCAGTACCTGTCTGTGGCTTGGTGGGGCTGCTCTGCTTCCTCGGA CGAAACAAAATCTTTTGAAGCAAAACTTGACTTCCATTTTCACTTTTTAGTCTCTTCCATTATGGAGTCCTCACCAGTAACCGTCACGATCTCGGCCCTGGACGCAGGCCACCTCACACTGCCAGAGCGATTGTTCGTTACCGACGCTGACTCCGAGAAGCGTACCACTGTCCCTTCTCTCTCCTTTCTCATTCAACACTGCGCTCCTGGAAAAACAAGACCTACTCGGATGCTATTCGACCTTGGGGTAAAACGAGATATCGAAAGATACACCCCCTCTCAGCAAGCACACATTGCTGAACGACAACCTGTTATTGTATCTCCAGATTGCAGGGAGAGCCTGCTATCTGGCAGTGCCACCATCACTCCGAAAGATATCGACCTAGTGATGCTAAGTCATGTACACTGGGATCACGTTGGCACACCGTCAGACTTTTCCTCGGCCACCTTCCTCGTTGGTGCCGGCACCCTGGATCTCCTCAAAAATGGGGACGGCCCGCTCTACCCAGCTGATCTCTTCAACGACGACGAGTTGCCGTCCGATCGAACAATAGAACTACCGCCTGTTTCCCTCTCCGGGGTTGGAAGTGGTCGGCCCCAAAGGACACGGCCATCAGACTCAGCACTGGCTCGCATCGCGCCCTATTTAGATGCTGATATCTGGACCTGGAGGCCTCGATTCACCTTTTCGTCCACGTTGGACTTGTTCGGGGATGGGTCTGTCACGGTCATTGACACCCCAGGTCATCTCCATGGACATGTCAATCTGCTTTGCCAGGTTGCCAACTCAAAGTATGTTTACTTAGGAGGCGATTGCTGCCATGACCCACGTATTCTGGCCGGAGACAAGGGGATTGCAATGTATCCggatggaaggggagggcTGAGAAGTGTGCATGTTGACACCGGGGCTGCCGCCACCTCGCTTGACAGAATCAGAGACTTTGTTGAAAGCTGTCAACGGCCTGTTGAGACAGAAGTGGTTGTCGCTCACGACGGAGCCTGGAgggaaagaaacaaacaccGGTTCTGGCCGGGAAAATTGTAG
- a CDS encoding hypothetical protein (EggNog:ENOG503NW0B; COG:Q) has protein sequence MDSSMLPNEMKAQILPSFNAPYRLTTLPLPSFTADSPHEMLVRVLAASYCHTDLVLAQGQMPPFPPSFPHIGCHEFSGVVVSLPEHSSSQYRIGDRVGVPGRSFRPCGKCFECSREPDNDKNLYVDGGGYSVYCASAGNHGISTPGGFREFAIVDSRQVTSLPESISAVQGASLMCAGLTIYAAIKNCGLERGQKVGIMGCGGGLGHLGLQFAAKMGLGVIGVDVADEPLRVSGEIAETLRQKEGLSVRIVDARISRAEDIVQEMGKEDQRQDRSNMGLDAVIVLPESQRAMDYGISLLRAHGRCILVSFPANGFHISARDVVFRDISIRGSLVGSNRMLREMVMWAAEHNVQARIKSYPLKKLNDLVLEYKKGKGGKLVIDMSLDD, from the coding sequence ATGGATTCCTCTATGCTCCCCAACGAAATGAAAGCCCAAATCCTCCCATCGTTCAACGCACCATATCGACTCACCACACTACCGCTTCCGAGTTTCACAGCCGATAGCCCCCATGAAATGCTCGTTAGAGTCCTGGCTGCATCGTACTGCCACACAGACCTCGTGCTGGCCCAAGGCCAAatgccccccttcccgcctTCATTTCCTCACATTGGATGCCATGAGTTTTCAGGCGTCGTGGTGTCCCTCCCAGAGCACTCTTCATCTCAATACAGGATCGGTGACCGGGTCGGCGTTCCAGGTCGCTCATTCCGCCCCTGCGGAAAGTGTTTCGAATGCTCGCGCGAGCCAGACAACGACAAAAACCTTTATGTGGACGGTGGGGGATACAGTGTCTACTGTGCCTCGGCGGGCAACCACGGAATCTCGACCCCGGGTGGGTTTCGAGAATTCGCGATTGTTGATAGTCGACAGGTCACATCGCTGCCAGAGAGCATTTCAGCAGTCCAAGGAGCAAGCTTGATGTGCGCGGGGCTCACCATTTATGCTGCCATTAAAAATTGCGGTTTGGAAAGAGGACAAAAGGTGGGCATCAtgggctgcggtggtgggctgggaCATCTTGGGCTTCAGTTTGCGGCCAAGATGGGACTGGGCGTgattggtgttgatgttgcggATGAACCGTTGCGTGTATCAGGGGAGATTGCGGAAACATTGCGCCAGAAAGAGGGCCTCTCTGTGAGAATCGTGGATGCGAGGATTTCACGAGCCGAGGATATTGTCCAGGAGATGGGGAAAGAGGATCAAAGGCAAGACAGGAGCAACATGGGCCTTGATGCGGTCATAGTCTTGCCTGAAAGCCAAAGAGCTATGGACTATGGCATCTCTTTACTTCGAGCTCACGGAAGATGCATCCTGGTTTCGTTTCCCGCTAATGGGTTTCATATTTCTGCCCGAGACGTGGTCTTTAGGGACATTTCTATCAGAGGTAGTCTTGTAGGGAGCAACAGGATGTTGAGGGAAATGGTCATGTGGGCGGCGGAGCATAATGTCCAGGCACGGATCAAGAGTTACCCCTTGAAGAAACTAAACGATCTTGTGCTGGAGTACAAGAAGGGAAAGGGCGGCAAGCTGGTGATAGACATGTCACTGGACGATTAA
- a CDS encoding hypothetical protein (COG:S; EggNog:ENOG503P20W) has translation MLAISRHPFHYPIHSSCYQFPLTYCLLPFHLQIYASIDCKMSTDPKLAPLHRQLFKEGLKVRREVVGTEYVENALANGSTEFSRPGQELVTEWCWGWAWTRDGLTRKQRSLLNIGMLMALNRAPELAVHIRGARNNGLTEVEIREAILHCTTYCGVPAGVDAMKVAEKVLNEMADKGEKARELGNKAV, from the coding sequence ATGCTTGCAATTTCTCGGCATCCCTTTCATTACCCTATTCATTCGTCTTGCTATCAATTCCCCTTGACTTATTGCCTCTTGCCTTTCCACCTCCAAATCTACGCCAGTATCGATTGCAAGATGTCGACCGATCCCAAGTTAGCTCCCCTCCATCGACAGCTCTTTAAAGAAGGCTTGAAGGTGCGACGCGAAGTAGTCGGAACCGAATATGTTGAAAACGCCCTGGCAAACGGATCGACCGAATTTTCCCGTCCCGGACAAGAGCTCGTCACGGAGTGGTGCTGGGGCTGGGCTTGGACACGCGATGGCTTAACGAGAAAACAGAGGTCACTACTCAATATTGGCATGCTCATGGCGTTGAACCGAGCCCCCGAACTGGCTGTGCATATTCGTGGTGCAAGAAACAACGGCTTGACTGAGGTGGAAATCAGGGAGGCCATTCTACACTGCACGACTTACTGTGGTGTGCCGGCCGGGGTGGACGCCATGAAAGTGGCCGAGAAGGTTCTGAATGAGATGGCGGATAAGGGAGAGAAAGCTAGGGAACTGGGTAACAAGGCAGTGTGA
- a CDS encoding hypothetical protein (EggNog:ENOG503P0BT; COG:S) — translation MSRQAQEQAARDRFNALLGPATFHEGWESLLALSPSFFNASVSLASVPRKNLHLSSKNQALIGLAVDSAATHLFTPGIRTNVAAALKEGASIAEVVEVIELSSTLGIHACNIGVPLLVEVLKEEGLHVAETTKEFDQRQEKLKEEFTTKRGYWHTFWEDFLRLDADFFESYLEFSAMPWTKEVDGKVGGALEPKVKELVYCAFDCASTHLYKPGLKLHIGNALGYGATPHEILEVFEIATLLSLHTAHVAAPIILELNAQKGTI, via the exons ATGTCTCGCCAGGCCCAGGAACAAGCGGCTAGAGATCGCTTTAATGCACTTCTGGGGCCTGCCACTTTCCATGAGGGCTGGGAATCCCTTCTAGCCCTTTCGCCGTCCTTCTTCAACGCAAGTGTGTCTCTTGCTTCAGTCCCGAGAAAGAATCTTCACTTGTCCTCCAAGAACCAAGCTTTGATAGGCTTGGCAGTCGATAGTGCAGCAACTCACCTGTTTACTCCTGGCATCAGAACCAATGTTGCAGCCGCTTTGAAAGAGGGGGCCTCAATAGCCGAGGTTGTCGAAGTTATTGAATTGAGCAGCACGCTGGGGATTCATGCTTGTAACATTGGAGTCCCtctgttggtggaggtgctcAAGGAAGAGGGGCTGCATGTCGCCGAGACAACAAAAGAGTTTGATCAAAGACaggagaagctgaaggaAGAGTTTACCACTAAAAGAGGATACTGGCATACATTTTGGGAGGACTTTCTGAGACTAGATGCAGACTTTTTCGAGTCATACCTGGAGTTCTCGGCGATGCCCTGGACTAAAGAAGTGGATGGGAAGGTAGGAGGTGCCTTGGAGCCAAAG GTGAAGGAGCTAGTATACTGCGCTTTTGACTGCGCATCGACACATTTGTACAA GCCAGGTCTGAAGCTACACATCGGAAATGCTTTGGGATACGGTGCTACTCCTCATGAGATTTTGGAAGTGTTCGAGATTGCCACACTTTTGAGCTTGCACACTGCTCATGTCGCTGCACCTATCATTTTGGAGTTGAATGCGCAGAAGGGAACAATTTGA
- a CDS encoding hypothetical protein (EggNog:ENOG503NXN5; COG:E), translated as MSSTEDHSIIAFIGLGAMGKPMVANLAANLVRPGIVIRAYDIADGPAQELQTNFPDVIREASSAKTAVSDATVVFTMLPESSHVRSVYLDPDSGIASTLGPHSAKILIDCSTIDTATSLHVKSEVSKIAPRSFFYDCPVSVLARKFSRVQQIGAVKGTIAFFMGCSPADTNLSCLKDLLLKMGSQAIPCGGPSLGLAAKLSNNYLSGIITIATSEAMDMGMRAGIDRTILASVFASGTAQNRQCDVFNPVPNVCPQAPSSNGYRGGFRVELMKKDMGLAIAMARQVGAKNVLGVSGLGVYTAASAAEDCMGLDSRVVYRYLGGKESS; from the exons ATGTCATCCACAGAAGATCACAGCATCATAGCGTTTATCGGGCTTGGCGCTATGGGCAAGCCAATGGTAGCCAACCTGGCAGCCAATCTTGTTCGACCAGGCATTGTCATACGGGCTTATGATATTGCAGATGGGCCTGCACAGGAGCTCCAAACCAATTTTCCAGATGTCATTCGGGAAGCAAGCAGTGCGAAAACAGCTGTGTCGGATGCT ACTGTGGTATTCACGATGCTCCCGGAAAGCAGCCACGTGAGATCCGTCTATCTTGACCCAGATAGCGGTATTGCCAGCACCCTGGGTCCACACAGTGCCAAAATACTCATCGACTGCTCAACCATCGACACCGCAACCTCTTTGCATGTGAAGTCTGAAGTTTCCAAGATCGCACCCCGCAGTTTCTTCTACGACTGCCCGGTATCTG TGCTCGCAAGGAAGTTCTCACGCGTACAGCAAATAGGGGCAGTCAAAGGCACAATAGCCTTCTTCATGGGCTGTTCGCCTGCAGACACCAACCTATCTTGTCTTAAGGACCTGCTACTGAAAATGGGCAGCCAAGCCATACCATGTGGTGGTCCATCTCTGGGGCTAGCCGCAAAGCTGTCCAACAACTACCTCTCtggcatcatcaccatcgccacTTCAGAAGCCATGGACATGGGCATGCGAGCCGGTATCGACCGCACGATACTTGCGTCTGTGTTCGCGTCTGGGACGGCACAGAACCGGCAATGTGATGTGTTTAACCCTGTTCCGAATGTCTGTCCACAGGCACCCTCGTCCAACGGCTACCGTGGCGGATTCAGGGTGGAGCTGATGAAGAAAGACATGGGACTGGCAATCGCCATGGCGCGGCAGGTGGGTGCCAAGAATGTCCTCGGTGTGTCTGGTTTGGGTGTCTATACAGCTGCCAGCGCGGCCGAGGACTGCATGGGCTTGGACTCCAGAGTGGTGTACAGGTATCTA